Proteins encoded together in one Chitinophaga sp. LS1 window:
- a CDS encoding sensor histidine kinase, translating into MNSYEVVIIGTAVMLTMGILVIVLVIFQQKQVIQHKLLIRDKDLQLQKERLVAILQGQELERKRIAEDLHDEVGAQLSVLKLNLNQLQPLLKTGNGEQEQLKETKEFTDTIIQHLRFISQSLHPQALENLGLSRALDSFCNMMNRNKQVQIHFTEESNHHVVEPEKALNIYRVVQELINNILKHAQASQVQINYHTTPTQLSIHVADNGNGLLLNSLEMARHKTGSLGLKNIESRLNIIGGTISYTAGQPTGTIAEIKVENYQRAE; encoded by the coding sequence ATGAACAGTTACGAAGTAGTTATCATCGGTACGGCTGTGATGCTCACCATGGGCATCCTTGTCATCGTACTCGTTATCTTTCAGCAGAAACAGGTTATTCAACACAAACTCCTGATCAGGGACAAGGACCTCCAACTGCAAAAAGAACGATTGGTAGCCATTCTCCAGGGCCAGGAACTGGAACGCAAACGCATCGCAGAAGATCTGCACGATGAAGTTGGCGCACAACTTTCCGTGCTCAAACTCAACCTCAACCAGTTGCAGCCATTGCTCAAAACAGGCAATGGCGAACAGGAACAACTCAAAGAGACCAAAGAATTTACAGATACAATCATCCAGCACCTGCGCTTCATCTCACAAAGCCTGCACCCGCAGGCCCTTGAAAACCTGGGACTGAGCCGGGCGCTGGATTCCTTCTGTAATATGATGAACCGTAATAAACAGGTGCAGATCCACTTCACCGAAGAGAGTAACCACCACGTTGTGGAACCCGAAAAAGCACTTAATATCTACCGCGTCGTACAGGAACTCATCAACAATATTCTGAAACACGCACAAGCCTCCCAGGTGCAGATCAACTATCACACTACGCCTACCCAGCTCAGCATCCACGTTGCAGACAATGGAAATGGCCTGCTGCTCAACTCCCTGGAAATGGCCCGTCATAAAACAGGCAGCCTGGGCCTCAAGAATATTGAAAGCCGCCTCAACATCATAGGCGGTACTATCAGCTACACTGCCGGGCAACCTACCGGTACCATTGCCGAAATCAAAGTAGAAAATTACCAGCGCGCTGAGTAA
- a CDS encoding sodium:solute symporter: protein MSVADWIVLGGTLIGIILYGIWKSRGQKDMASYFLDNQSMPWYIVLLSIIGTQASAVTFLSAPGQAYTDGMRFVQYYFGLPLAMVVICIAFVPIYHKLKVFTAYEYLEGRFDCKTRTFTAILFLIQRALSTGISIYAPAIILSSLLGWNIYWTNVIMGGLLIIYTVSGGTRAVSYTQTLQLVIIFVGMFLAGYMVVHLLPAGIGFNDALKVAGKMNKLNVIVTDFDWKDKYNIWSGLIGGFFLALSYFGTDQSQVGRYLTARSVTESRFGLLMNGLVKVPMQFLILLLGSLVFVFYLYFRAPIFFNEAQLNKVDGPTLQVLQTQYDGFNKIKQEQAIALSNALHNKDNAAVEAARQKLQAADADAFKVRTTAIEYIKKADPGADTNDTNYIFLDFVVHNLPKGLVGLLIAIIFLAAWGSIAAALNSLASTTVIDIYKRQFKPTAPDEHYFKASRWWTFIWGLFCIVVAQFASKLGSLIEAVNVLGSLFYGVILGIFLVAFYCKRIGGTAVFWAAIVSEILVIIVFITNIVSFLWLNAIGCILVIVLAWMIQLFQPSHDK, encoded by the coding sequence ATGAGTGTAGCGGATTGGATTGTACTGGGGGGTACATTAATCGGAATTATATTATACGGTATCTGGAAGAGCCGTGGCCAGAAAGATATGGCCAGCTACTTCCTGGATAACCAGTCTATGCCCTGGTACATCGTACTATTGTCGATCATCGGTACACAGGCGAGTGCCGTTACGTTTCTTTCTGCACCGGGGCAGGCGTATACTGACGGGATGCGGTTTGTACAATATTACTTTGGGTTGCCGCTGGCGATGGTGGTGATCTGTATTGCGTTTGTACCTATTTATCACAAGCTGAAAGTGTTCACGGCGTACGAATACCTGGAAGGTCGTTTTGATTGTAAGACCCGTACTTTTACGGCGATATTATTTCTCATACAACGTGCATTGTCTACGGGCATCAGTATTTATGCCCCGGCTATCATTCTCTCTTCTTTACTTGGCTGGAACATATACTGGACCAATGTAATCATGGGCGGACTCCTTATTATTTATACCGTGTCCGGTGGTACACGTGCGGTGAGTTATACGCAGACATTGCAACTGGTGATCATTTTTGTGGGGATGTTCCTGGCTGGTTATATGGTGGTTCATTTGTTGCCGGCGGGTATTGGATTTAATGATGCGCTGAAGGTAGCGGGCAAGATGAATAAGCTGAATGTGATAGTGACTGATTTTGACTGGAAGGATAAATATAATATATGGAGTGGGCTGATAGGAGGGTTCTTTTTAGCACTCTCTTATTTTGGAACGGATCAATCGCAGGTAGGCAGGTACCTGACTGCGCGGAGTGTAACGGAGTCTCGTTTTGGGTTGCTGATGAATGGATTGGTGAAAGTGCCGATGCAGTTCCTGATCTTATTATTAGGGTCGCTGGTATTTGTGTTTTACCTGTATTTCAGGGCGCCGATATTTTTTAATGAGGCGCAGCTGAATAAGGTGGATGGGCCTACATTGCAGGTATTGCAAACCCAATATGACGGATTTAATAAGATAAAGCAGGAGCAGGCAATTGCGCTTTCAAATGCGTTGCATAACAAGGACAATGCAGCCGTAGAAGCGGCCCGTCAAAAACTACAGGCCGCAGATGCAGATGCATTCAAAGTACGTACTACAGCGATCGAGTATATTAAAAAAGCAGATCCTGGAGCGGATACGAACGATACCAATTATATCTTCCTGGATTTTGTGGTACACAATCTTCCGAAAGGCCTTGTGGGCTTGTTGATAGCCATTATATTCCTGGCTGCCTGGGGCAGTATTGCCGCGGCATTAAATTCCCTTGCATCTACGACAGTGATCGATATTTACAAAAGACAGTTTAAACCAACAGCCCCGGACGAACATTACTTTAAAGCATCCCGCTGGTGGACGTTCATCTGGGGACTGTTTTGTATAGTGGTAGCACAGTTTGCCAGCAAACTGGGTAGCCTGATAGAAGCGGTGAATGTACTGGGATCGCTGTTTTACGGCGTTATCCTGGGTATATTCCTTGTAGCGTTTTATTGTAAGCGGATCGGTGGCACGGCTGTATTCTGGGCGGCAATAGTGTCGGAGATCCTGGTGATCATCGTATTTATTACCAATATTGTTTCATTCCTGTGGCTCAATGCGATCGGGTGTATACTGGTGATCGTACTGGCCTGGATGATACAATTATTTCAGCCTTCACATGACAAATAA
- a CDS encoding response regulator transcription factor: MTNNIKVAIADDHKIFRSGVINTLKPYENISVVFEAEDGVHLLEIMETQQPDVILMDLKMPNMDGIEATKKVREKYAHVKVIVLTMYEDDNFIVHLIEMGANAYLLKNAEPGEIYEAICTTYEKGFYFNENVNLALLKKVMHKTKQQFKPTFHNEVPLTDRELEVLRLICEELTTQQISEKIFLSPRTVEGLRQKLLEKTGAKNIVGLVMYAFRNGLIE, from the coding sequence ATGACAAACAACATTAAGGTAGCTATTGCCGACGACCATAAAATCTTCCGGAGTGGGGTGATCAATACCCTCAAGCCCTATGAAAACATCAGTGTGGTGTTTGAAGCTGAAGATGGAGTTCATTTATTAGAAATCATGGAAACACAACAACCAGATGTGATTCTCATGGATCTGAAAATGCCCAACATGGATGGCATAGAAGCTACCAAAAAAGTTAGGGAAAAATATGCGCACGTAAAAGTGATCGTGCTCACCATGTATGAAGATGACAACTTTATCGTGCATCTTATCGAAATGGGCGCGAATGCTTACCTGCTTAAAAATGCAGAACCAGGTGAGATTTACGAAGCTATTTGTACTACCTACGAGAAAGGTTTTTATTTCAATGAAAATGTGAACCTGGCCCTCCTCAAGAAGGTCATGCACAAAACAAAGCAACAGTTCAAGCCTACTTTCCACAACGAGGTGCCCCTTACCGACCGCGAACTGGAAGTACTGCGCCTGATCTGTGAAGAACTGACTACGCAGCAGATCTCTGAAAAGATCTTTTTGAGTCCAAGAACAGTGGAAGGACTACGCCAGAAACTGCTGGAAAAAACCGGGGCCAAAAACATTGTGGGCCTCGTAATGTATGCTTTTAGAAACGGCCTGATAGAATAG